The segment TCTTCGTGTGTTCGGTCATCGCCAGACCTCCCGGGGAGGGCGGGCGCCCGGGCTTGCGGTTCCCGGGCGCCTGCGGTAGATTGATGTAGCAGCTACATAACCTGTAGTGTTGCGTTTACTACATGAACGGATGCTAGCGCATCCCCCCGTTCCGCGCAACTGTCCGCGAAGGAGCCGCACGTGACCCACATCGTCACCGACGCCTGCATCCGCTGCAAGTACACCGACTGCGTCGAGGTCTGTCCCGTCGACTGCTTCCACGAGGGCCCGCTCTTCCTGGTGATCGACCCGGACGAGTGCATCGACTGCGCGGTGTGCATCCCCGAGTGCCCGGTCAACGCGATCTACGCGGAGTCCGACATGCCCGCGGAGTTCGCCGCGTTCACCGAGTTGAACGCGAGGCTCTCGAAGGAATGGCCGGTGCTGAGCAAGAGCCACGATCCGCTCCCCGACGCGGAGCAATGGAAGGACGCGAAGAACAAGCTCGAGGGGATCGACCCGTGAAAGCCGGGCGATCGCGCGCGGTCGCCTCGTCGTCCGGAGACCCCGCCCCCGCGCCTGCGCGCCGCGCGGCCGCGCCGGCGCGGCGCCCCGGCACCCGTGCCGCGGCCGCGCAGGCGACCCGCGAGTCCATCCTGCGCGCGGCCACGCGCGTCTTCGCCCGGTACGGCTTCGACGGTGGCCGCATCGAACGGATCTCCCGTGCCGCCCGGTCCTACGACCGGATGATCTACTACTACTTCGGCAGCAAGGAAGGGCTCTACGTCGCGGTCATCGAGGAGTTGTACCGCCGTTTCAACGAGGCGGAGTCGCGGCTCGTCCTCGACCTCGACGAGCCCGACGTGGCGCTCGCGCAGACCGTGCGGTTCATCTGGGCCTACTACCTGCGCCATCCGGAGTTCATCACGCTGCTGAACGACGAGAACCTCCACCGCGGACGCCACGTCGCCCGGTCGCCGCGCGCGGGCGAATTCGGGCCGTTCGCCATGAATCCGCTGCGCGACGTGCTCGAACGCGGTGTCGCCCGCGGCCTGTACCGGCGCACCGCCTCGCCGCGCGACATCTACCTGATGGTCGCCGCGCTCGGGTATTTCTACCTGTCGAACCGCTACACGCTGTCGACGTTCCTCGGCGAGCGCACCGATACCCCGGAAGCGCTCGCGCATTGGGAGGAATTCATCATCGACGCGGTTCGCCGGACCCTGGCCCCGCCCGACGCCCTGCCGCCGGTGCCCGCGCGCTGACCCGATCCGCGCGGCGCTTGCCGCAGGCGGGTCTTTGGTTTAGTATTCACTACACGAAACGGCGCCCCGCGCCGGCAGCGACGGAGAGCGACGATGGCTGAGATCGCGACGAGCGGAACATCGGGCAAGGTGGTCATCCGCAACGTGGGGCTGATGCTCTCCGGCGACATCGACCGGCCGATCCTCGACGCCGACACCGTCGTCGTGCGCGACGGGCGGATCGCCGCGGTCGGGCGCGAGAAGGACTGCGACACCGCGAAGCCCGACGTGCTCGTCGACGCGCGCGGCACGGCGCTCTCGCCCGGCCTCATCGACAGCCACGTGCACCCGGTCTTCGGCGACTGGACGCCGCGCCAGAACCAGTTGGGCTGGATCGACTCGACGATGCACGGCGGCGTCACCACGATGATCTCCGCCGGCGAGGTCCACCTGCCCGGCCGCCCGAAGGACATCGTCGGGCTGAAGGCGCTCGCAATCACCGCGCAGCGTGCCTTCGACAACTTCCGTCCCGGCGGCGTCAAGGTGCTGGCCGGCGCCCCGGTGATCGAGAAGGGCATGACCGAAGAGGATTTCGCCGACCTCGCGCGAGGCGGCGTGAAGCTCCTGGGCGAGGTGGGCCTCGGATCGGTGAAGGCCGGCGCCGAGGCGAAGACCATGGTCGCCTGGGCGCGCAAGCACGGCATCCAGAGCACGATCCACACCGGCGGCCCGTCGATTCCCGGCTCGGGCCTGATCGACAAGGACGTCGTGCTCGAAGCCGACGCCGACGTGATCGGCCACATCAACGGCGGCCACACCTCGCTCTCCGAGAAGCACGTCTGCGAACTGTGCGAACGCTCGCCGCGCGCGATCGAGATCGTGCACAACGGCAACGAGCGCGTGGCGATCGCCGCAGCGAAGGCCGCGATCGAGCTGCGATGCCCGCATCGGGTGATCCTCGGCACCGACGGCCCCGCGGGCTCGGGCGTGCAGCCGCTCGGCATCCTGCGCATGATCGCGCTCCTGTCGTCGGTCGCCGGCATCCCCGCCGAACTCGTGTTCTGCTTCGCCACCGGCAACACCGCCCGCATGCGCAAGCTCGACTGCGGGCTGATCGAAGCCGGCCGCGCCGCCGACTTCGTGTTCCTCGACCGCGCGCAGCACACGGCGGGCCGCACGTTGCTCGAGAGCGTCGCGCTGGGCGACATTCCCGGCGTCGGCATGGTGATGATCGACGGCATCGTGCGCTGCGGACGCAGCCGCAACACGCCGCCCGCCACCGAGATCCCGGTCGTCGTGCCCCCCGCCCATTGATCCTGCCTACCCTGCCCTGCTCCTGCCCATGAAGATCCTCGTTCCGGTGAAGCGTGTCGTCGATTTCAACGTGAAGGTTCGGGTGAAGCCGGACGGTTCGGGGGTGGACGCGTCGAACGTGAAGATGTCGATGAATCCGTTCGACGAGATCGCGGTGGAGGAGGCGGTGCGGCTGAAGGAGCGCGGGGTGGCGAGCGAGGTGGTGGTGGTCTCGTGCGGGGTGGCGGCCTGCCAGGAGACGCTGCGCACGGCGCTGGCGATCGGGGCGGACCGGGCGATCCTGGTGCAGAGCGAGGCGGAGTTGCAGCCGCTGGCGGTGGCGAAGTTGCTGGCGGCGGTGGCGAAGCGGGAGTCGCCGCAGGTGGTGATCCTGGGGAAGCAGGCGATCGACGACGACGCGAACCAGGTGGGTCAGATGGTGGCGGCGCTGCTGGACTGGCCGCAGGCGACGTTCGCCTCGAAGGTGGAGATCGCGGGGGGCAAGGCGACGGTGAAGCGCGAGGTGGACGGGGGTCTGGAGACGGTGGAGATGGGTCTGCCGGCGGTGATCACGACCGACCTGAGGTTGAACGAGCCGCGCTACGCGACGCTGCCCAACATCATGAAGGCGAAGAAGAAGCCGCTGGAGACGGTCGACCCGGCGGGTCTCGGGGTGGACGTGGCGCCGCGGCTGGTGACCGTCGAGGTGGTGGACCCGCCGAAGCGCCAGGGTGGGGGCAAGGTGGCCGACGTGGCCGAACTGGTGGCGAAGCTTCGCGACGAGGCGAAGGTGATTTCGTAGGATTCGGCGGCTGCCGGATCGATTGTTCTCACGAGACTTGGCGAAGGTGCTGCGATGATTCTGGTGCTTGCCGAACACGACCACGCCGGGGTGAAGGCGGCGACCCGCCATGCGGTGACGGCGGCGGCGCAGATGGGAGGCCCGATCCACGTGCTGGTGGCCGGGCACGAGGCCGGGGGGGCGGCGCAGGAGGCGGCGGGGATCGCCGGGGTGGCGAAGGTGCTGCACGCGGAAGGGGCGCACTTCGCGCGGCCGACGGCGGAGGACCTGGCGGCGCAGATCCTCGCGCTGGCGGGGGGCTGCACGCACCTGGTGGCGGCGGCGACGGGGACGGGGAAGAACGTGATGCCGCGGGTGGCGGCGAAGCTCGACGTGGCGCAGGTGTCGGACATCACCGCGGTGAAGGGTGCGGACACGTTCGTGCGGCCGATCTACGCGGGCAACGCGTTCGCGACGGTGCGCTCGGGGGACCAGGTCAAGGTGGTGACGGTGCGCACGACCGGGTTCGACGCGGCGGGAGGCGGGGGCAGTGCCCCGGTGGAGGTGATCGCGGCGACCGGGCCTGCGGCGGTGGGGGCGAAGGTGGTGGGGCAGGAGCTCACGAAGTCGGAGCGTCCGGAACTCGCCAGTGCGCGGATCGTGATCTCGGGGGGTCGGGGTCTGGGGAGCGGGGAGAACTTCCGCAAGCTGCTGGAGCCGTTGGCCGACCGGCTGAACGCGGCGCTGGGGGCTTCGCGGGCGGCGGTGGACGCGGGCTACGTGCCCAACGACTACCAGGTGGGGCAGACGGGGAAGATCGTGGCGCCGGAGCTCTACATCGCGGTGGGGATCTCGGGGGCGATCCAGCACCTGGCGGGGATGAAGGACAGCAAGGTGATCGTGGCGATCAACAAGGACGCCGAGGCGCCGATCTTCCAGATCGCCGACTACGGACTGGTGGGCGACCTGTTCGAACTGCTGCCGCAGTTCACCGCCGCGCTGCCGGAGCGTTGACACTGCGCGCACGGTGAACGCCCCTCCCCCGAACGCCAACTCGCGCATCCGCGAAGTCCGGATCGCCGACTGGGACGCGTTCGGCCGCTACATCGATGGACGCGACGGCTGGGCGTTCCGCGGGCAGCGCGACGCGAGCTGGCCGATCCTGAGTTCGCTGTCGCGCCGCCTGCGCGCGTCGGGCGCCGACGCCGAGAGCTGGAGCGAGCGCGAGGAGCGCGCGATCCGCATCTTCCGGCGCAAGGCGCACATCTACCTGCCGGACCGCTCCGCGCTGAACGACACGCTGCGCTGTCTCGCGATGATGCAGCACCACGGCGCGCCGACGCGGCTCCTCGACTTCACCAAGTCCCCGTTCGTCGCCGCGTTCTTCGCGTTCGAATACGCCCCCGGCGACGCCGCCGTCTACGCGCTCGACACGCCGCGGCTGTGGAGCGCCGCGCCCCGCTTCGATCCGGGACTCACGCGCGACGCCATCGATCCGCAGGTACCGGGCAACTTCGAACGCTTCTTCGCCCCGGGGACCCTGCCGCTCGTCTGGGTCGGCGAGCCCTCGCAGATGGATCGCCGACTGGTCGCGCAATCCGGGCTCCTCGTCATGCCGGGCACGCTGCGGCAACCGCTCGCCGAACTCCTCGACGCCTACGACGACCGCGAGCCGCTGATCGAGAAGATCGTGCTCGACCGCACGCTGCGCGGCGAGGCGATGCACCAGCTCTACCGGATGAACATCACGCAGGCGACGTTGTTCCCCGACCTCGAGGGACTCGCGCGCTCGATCGCCTACGAGCTCGAGGAAACCTGGCCCACCGCCGCGCGCGACGGCTGACCGCGCGGCGGGCCACGCCCGCCAGAGGCCCCGGGAACGCCTTCCCGGCCCGGATTTCGACTGTCCGCAGCTTGACAATCGGCGCGGCAACCCTTACCCTTCGCGGGTCTTTGATGTAGTAGGTACTCCATGTACGAAAGGCGGCGCCGACGGGGCCCGCCGACCGCCCGCCGAACCGCCTCCGGAGACCCGCCGCCATGTACGACGCCTTCCAGACCGACCGCCTGATCGACCTCTGGCTCACCGAGGACATCGGCGCCTGCGACCTCACCGCGCAGGTGATGATCGAAGCTTCCGAACGCGGCGCCTTCACGATGAACGCCCGCGAGCCGATCGTGGTCGCCGGCGTCGACGTCGCCGCCCGCGTGTTCAAGCGTTACGATCCGGAGGTCCAGGTCGAGGTGCTGGTGCGCGACGGCGACCGGATCGCCAAGGGCGCCAAGATGATGCATGTGAGCGGCCCGGCGCGAAGCCTGTTGACCGCCGAGCGCACCGCGCTCAACATCGTGCAGCGCATGTGCGGCATCGCGACCGAGACCGCACGGTACGTCGACGCGATCCGCGGCACGCGCGCCCGCCTGATCGACACGCGCAAGACGACGCCGGGACTCCGCATGCTCGAGAAGCACGCGGTCACCTGCGGCGGCGGCCTCAACCACCGCCTCGGGCTCGACAACGGCGTGATGATCAAGGACAACCACATCGCGGTCTGCGGCAGCATCGCGAAGGCCGTCGAACGCGCGCGCCGCCTGCTGCCGGTCCTGACCAAGCTCGAGGTCGAGTGCGACCGATTGGAACAGG is part of the Burkholderiales bacterium genome and harbors:
- a CDS encoding ferredoxin family protein, with product MTHIVTDACIRCKYTDCVEVCPVDCFHEGPLFLVIDPDECIDCAVCIPECPVNAIYAESDMPAEFAAFTELNARLSKEWPVLSKSHDPLPDAEQWKDAKNKLEGIDP
- a CDS encoding FRG domain-containing protein encodes the protein MREVRIADWDAFGRYIDGRDGWAFRGQRDASWPILSSLSRRLRASGADAESWSEREERAIRIFRRKAHIYLPDRSALNDTLRCLAMMQHHGAPTRLLDFTKSPFVAAFFAFEYAPGDAAVYALDTPRLWSAAPRFDPGLTRDAIDPQVPGNFERFFAPGTLPLVWVGEPSQMDRRLVAQSGLLVMPGTLRQPLAELLDAYDDREPLIEKIVLDRTLRGEAMHQLYRMNITQATLFPDLEGLARSIAYELEETWPTAARDG
- a CDS encoding electron transfer flavoprotein subunit beta/FixA family protein; translation: MKILVPVKRVVDFNVKVRVKPDGSGVDASNVKMSMNPFDEIAVEEAVRLKERGVASEVVVVSCGVAACQETLRTALAIGADRAILVQSEAELQPLAVAKLLAAVAKRESPQVVILGKQAIDDDANQVGQMVAALLDWPQATFASKVEIAGGKATVKREVDGGLETVEMGLPAVITTDLRLNEPRYATLPNIMKAKKKPLETVDPAGLGVDVAPRLVTVEVVDPPKRQGGGKVADVAELVAKLRDEAKVIS
- a CDS encoding electron transfer flavoprotein subunit alpha/FixB family protein; translation: MILVLAEHDHAGVKAATRHAVTAAAQMGGPIHVLVAGHEAGGAAQEAAGIAGVAKVLHAEGAHFARPTAEDLAAQILALAGGCTHLVAAATGTGKNVMPRVAAKLDVAQVSDITAVKGADTFVRPIYAGNAFATVRSGDQVKVVTVRTTGFDAAGGGGSAPVEVIAATGPAAVGAKVVGQELTKSERPELASARIVISGGRGLGSGENFRKLLEPLADRLNAALGASRAAVDAGYVPNDYQVGQTGKIVAPELYIAVGISGAIQHLAGMKDSKVIVAINKDAEAPIFQIADYGLVGDLFELLPQFTAALPER
- the nadC gene encoding carboxylating nicotinate-nucleotide diphosphorylase, which translates into the protein MYDAFQTDRLIDLWLTEDIGACDLTAQVMIEASERGAFTMNAREPIVVAGVDVAARVFKRYDPEVQVEVLVRDGDRIAKGAKMMHVSGPARSLLTAERTALNIVQRMCGIATETARYVDAIRGTRARLIDTRKTTPGLRMLEKHAVTCGGGLNHRLGLDNGVMIKDNHIAVCGSIAKAVERARRLLPVLTKLEVECDRLEQVREALAANVDVIMLDNMPVPEMAEAVKLVAGKVKLEASGGIRMETIRPIAETGVDFISTSKTHQSAPAVDIGLDEKK
- a CDS encoding TetR family transcriptional regulator, with translation MEGREEQARGDRPVKAGRSRAVASSSGDPAPAPARRAAAPARRPGTRAAAAQATRESILRAATRVFARYGFDGGRIERISRAARSYDRMIYYYFGSKEGLYVAVIEELYRRFNEAESRLVLDLDEPDVALAQTVRFIWAYYLRHPEFITLLNDENLHRGRHVARSPRAGEFGPFAMNPLRDVLERGVARGLYRRTASPRDIYLMVAALGYFYLSNRYTLSTFLGERTDTPEALAHWEEFIIDAVRRTLAPPDALPPVPAR
- a CDS encoding amidohydrolase family protein, producing MAEIATSGTSGKVVIRNVGLMLSGDIDRPILDADTVVVRDGRIAAVGREKDCDTAKPDVLVDARGTALSPGLIDSHVHPVFGDWTPRQNQLGWIDSTMHGGVTTMISAGEVHLPGRPKDIVGLKALAITAQRAFDNFRPGGVKVLAGAPVIEKGMTEEDFADLARGGVKLLGEVGLGSVKAGAEAKTMVAWARKHGIQSTIHTGGPSIPGSGLIDKDVVLEADADVIGHINGGHTSLSEKHVCELCERSPRAIEIVHNGNERVAIAAAKAAIELRCPHRVILGTDGPAGSGVQPLGILRMIALLSSVAGIPAELVFCFATGNTARMRKLDCGLIEAGRAADFVFLDRAQHTAGRTLLESVALGDIPGVGMVMIDGIVRCGRSRNTPPATEIPVVVPPAH